The following are encoded in a window of uncultured Sphaerochaeta sp. genomic DNA:
- a CDS encoding helix-turn-helix transcriptional regulator: protein MKHREIGQAIKELRQQKNMTQEELIEKADLSRSQLYYIESGRRTPRLPTIHSICAALELSFLEFVHYLYRYSPTSSTPSISSMDAPGATIG from the coding sequence ATGAAACACAGAGAAATTGGACAAGCAATCAAGGAACTCAGACAACAGAAAAACATGACACAAGAAGAACTCATAGAGAAAGCTGACCTCTCTCGAAGCCAGCTCTATTACATTGAATCGGGAAGACGGACACCCCGCCTTCCCACAATCCATAGTATTTGTGCAGCACTCGAACTTTCATTTCTTGAGTTTGTGCACTATCTCTATCGTTACTCCCCTACCTCTTCAACACCAAGCATCTCATCAATGGATGCACCAGGGGCAACCATCGGATAG
- the ilvB gene encoding biosynthetic-type acetolactate synthase large subunit, with amino-acid sequence MQMTGAQIIIECLIEQGVDTVFGFPGGAVLPLYDALYQNQSRIHHILTSHEQGASHAADGYARSTGKVGVCIATSGPGATNLVTGIATAYMDSVPMVAFTGNVTVPLLGKDSFQEVDITGITMPITKHNFIVKDVADLAETIRTAFKIAQEGRPGPVLIDVPKDVTVYTADFSPQPIEALQPRTERLSEKSMEQALQLIKQAQRPMCYIGGGVIRAKASEELSQFLENIDSPACTSLMGVGAVSSLSPRFTGLVGMHGTKVSNMSVSACDLLVVIGARFSDRVVSKASAFAKNAKIIHIDVDPAEIDKNIKTYCHLIGDLKVVLNELNNRIVNPMTHTKWMEQVAEYKKRYPIRVDSESARSKEILKALQSVLPEGFFAVTEVGQHQMWAAQFLKHLQPGHFLTSGGLGTMGYGTGAAIGAQVANPDARVINVAGDGSFKMNCNELATIARYQLPVIILLMNNQTLGMVRQWQTLFFDRRYSETTLDTPIDWLKLAEAYGVKGMRISKTDDPKPILQAALDLGQAVLIDCEIPVDDKVYPMVAPGASIDEMLGVEEVGE; translated from the coding sequence ATGCAGATGACTGGAGCACAAATAATCATAGAATGTCTGATAGAACAGGGCGTGGATACCGTCTTTGGGTTTCCTGGAGGGGCAGTATTGCCTCTCTATGATGCCCTGTACCAGAATCAGAGCAGAATCCACCATATTCTGACCAGCCATGAGCAGGGTGCCAGCCACGCTGCTGACGGGTATGCCAGGAGCACAGGAAAGGTAGGTGTATGTATTGCGACCAGTGGACCTGGAGCCACAAACCTTGTTACCGGTATAGCCACAGCCTATATGGATAGTGTCCCCATGGTCGCCTTCACCGGGAATGTGACCGTTCCCCTTCTGGGCAAGGACAGTTTCCAGGAAGTTGATATTACCGGTATTACTATGCCAATTACCAAGCACAACTTCATTGTGAAGGATGTAGCTGACTTGGCAGAGACGATACGTACCGCCTTCAAGATTGCTCAGGAGGGCAGACCTGGTCCTGTCTTGATCGATGTTCCGAAGGATGTGACGGTCTATACCGCTGATTTCTCACCTCAGCCTATTGAGGCCTTGCAACCCCGTACTGAACGACTGAGTGAGAAAAGCATGGAACAGGCTTTGCAACTGATCAAGCAAGCCCAGAGACCGATGTGCTATATCGGTGGTGGTGTTATCAGGGCCAAGGCGAGTGAAGAGCTCTCCCAGTTCCTGGAAAATATCGACAGTCCTGCCTGTACCTCGCTGATGGGTGTTGGGGCTGTGAGCTCCCTCAGTCCTCGTTTTACCGGTTTGGTAGGTATGCATGGGACGAAAGTCTCAAACATGAGTGTTTCCGCCTGTGATCTTCTGGTGGTAATCGGTGCACGCTTCAGTGACCGGGTTGTCAGCAAAGCCAGTGCATTTGCGAAGAATGCCAAGATTATCCACATCGATGTGGACCCGGCTGAAATTGACAAGAATATCAAGACCTACTGTCACTTGATCGGGGACCTGAAAGTAGTGCTGAATGAGCTGAACAACCGTATAGTGAATCCCATGACGCATACGAAGTGGATGGAGCAGGTTGCTGAGTACAAGAAGCGATACCCAATCAGGGTGGACAGCGAGAGTGCTCGCTCCAAGGAGATCCTGAAAGCGCTGCAGAGCGTACTTCCTGAAGGGTTCTTTGCCGTTACTGAGGTTGGTCAGCACCAGATGTGGGCAGCACAGTTCCTCAAGCACCTTCAGCCTGGTCACTTCCTCACCAGTGGTGGGCTTGGAACCATGGGGTATGGAACAGGAGCTGCTATCGGTGCACAGGTAGCCAATCCTGATGCTCGCGTCATCAATGTTGCCGGGGATGGCAGTTTCAAGATGAACTGCAATGAGCTGGCTACCATTGCGCGGTACCAACTGCCGGTTATCATTCTCTTGATGAACAACCAGACGCTGGGCATGGTACGTCAGTGGCAGACACTCTTCTTCGACAGACGTTACAGTGAGACCACTCTCGATACCCCCATCGATTGGCTGAAACTTGCCGAAGCCTATGGGGTGAAGGGAATGCGTATCAGCAAGACTGATGATCCGAAGCCGATTCTTCAGGCTGCACTGGACCTGGGACAGGCAGTCCTCATTGATTGTGAGATACCTGTCGATGACAAGGTCTATCCGATGGTTGCCCCTGGTGCATCCATTGATGAGATGCTTGGTGTTGAAGAGGTAGGGGAGTAA